From Pseudorca crassidens isolate mPseCra1 chromosome 7, mPseCra1.hap1, whole genome shotgun sequence, a single genomic window includes:
- the LOC137227288 gene encoding ficolin-1-like isoform X2, whose amino-acid sequence MEQRGVAMAIGPAVLATTFLCTMTSAPDTCPEVKLVGLEGSDKLSILRGCPGLPGPAGPKGEAGANGQKGERGSPGVPGKAGPAGPKGDRGEKGAGGEKGEPGQLHSCATGPRTCKELLTRGHFLSGWHTIYLPDCRPLTVLCDMDVDGGGWTVFQRRSDGSVDFYRDWAAYKQGFGSQLGEFWLGNENIHALTAQGSSELRVDLVDFEGNHQFAKYQSFKMAGEAEKYKLVLGAFVGGSAGDSLTSHNDNAFSTKDQDSDKNTANCAVQYQGAWWYKDCHVSNLNGRYLGGPHESFANGINWRSGKGYNYSYKVSEMKVRAT is encoded by the exons ATGGAGCAGCGTGGAGTGGCCATGGCCATAGGGCCCGCAGTGCTGGCCACCACCTTCCTGTGCACCATGACCTCCGCCCCTGACACCTGTCCAG AGGTGAAGCTGGTGGGTCTGGAGGGCTCCGACAAGCTCTCCATCCTCCGAGGCTGCCCGGGGCTGCCTGGACCCGCAGGGCCCAAAGGAGAGGCAGGCGCCAATGGACAGAAGG GAGAGCGAGGTTCTCCCGGAGTCCCTGGGAAGGCAGGGCCGGCCGGGCCCAAAG GAGACCGAGGGGAAAAGGGCGCAGGCGGAGAGAAAG GAGAGCCGGGGCAGCTTCATTCCTGTGCCACAG GACCTCGGACCTGTAAGGAGCTGCTCACCAGGGGACACTTTCTGAGCGGCTGGCACACCATCTACCTGCCCGACTGCCGGCCCCTGACCGTGCTGTGTGACATGGACGTGGACGGCGGGGGGTGGACC GTTTTCCAGCGAAGGAGCGACGGCTCTGTGGACTTCTACCGGGACTGGGCCGCGTACAAGCAGGGCTTCGGCAGTCAGCTGGGGGAGTTCTGGCTGGGGAATGAAAACATCCACGCCCTGACCGCCCAGG GAAGCAGCGAGCTGCGGGTAGACCTCGTGGACTTTGAGGGCAACCACCAATTTGCCAAGTACCAGTCATTCAAGATGGCGGGTGAGGCAGAGAAGTACAAGCTGGTCCTGGGAGCCTTTGTCGGGGGCAGTGCAG GTGATTCCCTGACGTCCCACAACGACAACGCCTTCTCCACCAAAGATCAAGACAGCGACAAAAATACTGCCAATTGTGCCGTGCAGTACCAGGGGGCCTGGTGGTACAAGGATTGTCATGTGTCAAACCTGAATGGTCGCTACCTTGGGGGGCCCCACGAGAGCTTTGCAAACGGCATCAACtggaggtcagggaaggggtACAACTACAGCTACAAGGTGTCGGAGATGAAGGTGCGGGCCACCTAG
- the LOC137227288 gene encoding ficolin-1-like isoform X1, which translates to MEQRGVAMAIGPAVLATTFLCTMTSAPDTCPEVKLVGLEGSDKLSILRGCPGLPGPAGPKGEAGANGQKGERGSPGVPGKAGPAGPKGTKGDRGEKGAGGEKGEPGQLHSCATGPRTCKELLTRGHFLSGWHTIYLPDCRPLTVLCDMDVDGGGWTVFQRRSDGSVDFYRDWAAYKQGFGSQLGEFWLGNENIHALTAQGSSELRVDLVDFEGNHQFAKYQSFKMAGEAEKYKLVLGAFVGGSAGDSLTSHNDNAFSTKDQDSDKNTANCAVQYQGAWWYKDCHVSNLNGRYLGGPHESFANGINWRSGKGYNYSYKVSEMKVRAT; encoded by the exons ATGGAGCAGCGTGGAGTGGCCATGGCCATAGGGCCCGCAGTGCTGGCCACCACCTTCCTGTGCACCATGACCTCCGCCCCTGACACCTGTCCAG AGGTGAAGCTGGTGGGTCTGGAGGGCTCCGACAAGCTCTCCATCCTCCGAGGCTGCCCGGGGCTGCCTGGACCCGCAGGGCCCAAAGGAGAGGCAGGCGCCAATGGACAGAAGG GAGAGCGAGGTTCTCCCGGAGTCCCTGGGAAGGCAGGGCCGGCCGGGCCCAAAGGTACCAAAG GAGACCGAGGGGAAAAGGGCGCAGGCGGAGAGAAAG GAGAGCCGGGGCAGCTTCATTCCTGTGCCACAG GACCTCGGACCTGTAAGGAGCTGCTCACCAGGGGACACTTTCTGAGCGGCTGGCACACCATCTACCTGCCCGACTGCCGGCCCCTGACCGTGCTGTGTGACATGGACGTGGACGGCGGGGGGTGGACC GTTTTCCAGCGAAGGAGCGACGGCTCTGTGGACTTCTACCGGGACTGGGCCGCGTACAAGCAGGGCTTCGGCAGTCAGCTGGGGGAGTTCTGGCTGGGGAATGAAAACATCCACGCCCTGACCGCCCAGG GAAGCAGCGAGCTGCGGGTAGACCTCGTGGACTTTGAGGGCAACCACCAATTTGCCAAGTACCAGTCATTCAAGATGGCGGGTGAGGCAGAGAAGTACAAGCTGGTCCTGGGAGCCTTTGTCGGGGGCAGTGCAG GTGATTCCCTGACGTCCCACAACGACAACGCCTTCTCCACCAAAGATCAAGACAGCGACAAAAATACTGCCAATTGTGCCGTGCAGTACCAGGGGGCCTGGTGGTACAAGGATTGTCATGTGTCAAACCTGAATGGTCGCTACCTTGGGGGGCCCCACGAGAGCTTTGCAAACGGCATCAACtggaggtcagggaaggggtACAACTACAGCTACAAGGTGTCGGAGATGAAGGTGCGGGCCACCTAG